From a single Nicotiana tomentosiformis chromosome 2, ASM39032v3, whole genome shotgun sequence genomic region:
- the LOC138905771 gene encoding uncharacterized protein, producing the protein MDLDEYRPTLSKDELEDGSVALNEDQHCDLLIRAINGDTDKDHMIASQASVEENIGGISYPMKKSIDFFSMIEDCGLVGLGFYSPRYTWSNGRGLCSIGWKRLDRGMVNDNWLSSFPDTSITHLATAGSDHSPLLLALHVRQEHNLKYFKFLNFTTENELFKPLVHQIWSTHSAGSAMWIFHQKLKTTSRALSVCSREQYGDIFQLPKVFEQKVREAEEKWLSTNDPSDRADLHAIQAQYTIYVKTEKDVLRQKMQLHWFKDGDANSRYFYSLIRGRRRKLYIHKLKNEEGEWIQGDEAIGEAACEYFEEIFSEIRGDKRRPSQLYSQHDHP; encoded by the exons ATGGATCTTGATGAGTACAGGCCAACACTTTCAAAAGATGAATTAGAAGATGGAAGTGTGGCCCTGAATGAAGACCAACATTGTGATCTTCTCATTAGAGCCATTAATGGAGATACTGACAAAGACCACATGATAGCCAGTCAAG CCTCAGTTGAAGAGAATATTGGTGGGATCTCATATCCAATGAAGAAGAGCATTGATTTTTTCAGCATGATTGAAGATTGTGGGCTTGTTGGCCTTGGTTTCTATAGTCCAAGATACACATGGTCAAATGGTAGAGGCCTCTGTTCAATAGGTTGGAAAAGACTGGATAGAGGTATGGTTAATGACAATTGGCTAAGCTCCTTTCCTGACACCTCCATTACCCATCTAGCAACTGCTGGTTCTGACCACTCTCCCCTCCTTTTGGCACTTCATGTTAGGCAAGAACACAATCTGAAGTACTTCAAATTTCTCAATTTCACGACTGAAAATGAGTTATTCAAACCCTTAGTTCACCAGATTTGGTCCACACATAGTGCTGGCAGTGCTATGTGGATTTTTCACCAGAAATTAAAAACTACCTCTAGGGCACTGAGTGTTTGCTCAAGAGAACAATATGGTGACATTTTTCAACTACCCAAGGTGTTTGAACAAAAGGTTAGGGAAGCTGAAGAGAAATGGTTATCAACCAATGATCCTTCTGATAGAGCTGATCTTCATGCGATTCAAGCCCAATATACAATATATGTGAAGACGGAAAAAGATGTTCTAAGGCAGAAAATGCAGCTTCACTGGTTCAAAGATGGTGATGCCAACTCCAGATACTTTTACAGCTTAAttcgaggaagaagaagaaagttgTACATTCATAAACTAAAAAATGAGGAAGGGGAGTGGATACAAGGGGATGAGGCTATTGGTGAAGCTGCTTGTGAATATTTTGAAGAGATCTTTTCTGAAATAAGGGGTGATAAGAGAAGACCTTCTCAACTATATTCCCAACATGATCACCCATGA